Proteins from a single region of Metallibacterium scheffleri:
- a CDS encoding YiiX/YebB-like N1pC/P60 family cysteine hydrolase, whose protein sequence is MNELIVIDKFSLQPGDVLLSYAAQMMDEPGCETGYCHAAIYLGSGEILESDAQGVKKSSVEDILLAYDHIAVMRSEDIWSSARIEALRDFASRHIGKKFNIRALPRIELLRQLSVENPHQEIIDYFAGRATPVEADRETYFCSELVTSAFIDAGIISESAALLFKPETLMPIDIAQDKVFGFFFGYIPKRSNYVIPSDDWFRSNI, encoded by the coding sequence GTGAACGAACTAATCGTCATCGATAAATTCTCGCTTCAACCTGGAGACGTTTTGCTCAGCTATGCAGCGCAAATGATGGATGAGCCTGGCTGCGAGACGGGATACTGCCATGCAGCAATCTATCTTGGCTCCGGAGAAATTCTCGAATCCGACGCACAAGGAGTCAAAAAGAGCTCTGTTGAAGATATTCTTCTTGCCTACGATCACATTGCGGTCATGCGCTCCGAAGACATTTGGTCAAGCGCAAGAATTGAAGCTCTTCGGGACTTTGCATCGCGTCATATCGGAAAGAAGTTCAACATACGAGCACTGCCAAGAATTGAACTCTTGAGGCAACTAAGCGTTGAGAACCCTCATCAAGAAATCATTGACTACTTTGCTGGACGCGCGACACCGGTTGAGGCAGACAGAGAAACATATTTCTGCTCGGAACTTGTCACATCCGCGTTCATTGACGCCGGGATAATTTCAGAATCCGCAGCACTTCTGTTCAAGCCGGAGACCCTGATGCCAATCGACATTGCTCAAGACAAAGTCTTTGGCTTCTTCTTTGGCTACATTCCCAAGAGATCGAATTATGTCATCCCAAGCGATGATTGGTTCAGATCGAATATCTAG
- a CDS encoding Shedu anti-phage system protein SduA domain-containing protein, whose protein sequence is MQVSKLNDKQIKSHLGALKKLLGSKKTDEKTILSYLKKHQDLVLHIFGNRGEGFCFREYHLCSGEKPDFFLLHGNSYPHLLNIEFKSPKAKLLTKKGLMSRWMNDAITASLNRAFWSEKNHASLDDRLARETSDAMIEKSHYHCIFTPEVTSNFSIPLKKPSEKFESVIIIGRDTDTMTDDALRNMISKQLKNTSLWTYDTLLRRLTSV, encoded by the coding sequence ATGCAAGTTAGTAAGCTAAATGACAAGCAAATCAAGAGCCATCTAGGCGCCCTGAAGAAGCTGCTTGGATCTAAAAAGACGGACGAGAAGACCATTCTTAGTTACTTAAAAAAACATCAAGATCTTGTTCTTCACATTTTTGGAAACAGGGGCGAAGGATTTTGTTTCCGCGAGTATCATTTGTGCTCTGGTGAAAAGCCCGACTTCTTTCTACTTCATGGAAATTCCTATCCACACCTACTTAATATTGAGTTTAAATCTCCTAAAGCAAAGCTTCTAACTAAGAAGGGACTCATGTCGAGATGGATGAACGATGCTATTACTGCAAGCTTGAACCGAGCATTTTGGTCGGAAAAAAACCACGCAAGCTTAGATGATCGTCTCGCTCGAGAAACAAGTGACGCGATGATTGAAAAATCGCATTATCATTGCATCTTTACTCCTGAAGTAACCTCGAATTTTTCCATTCCCTTGAAAAAGCCCAGCGAGAAATTTGAATCGGTTATCATTATTGGCCGAGATACTGACACTATGACCGATGATGCTCTTAGAAACATGATTTCAAAACAATTGAAAAACACTTCCTTATGGACGTATGACACCTTACTGAGGCGTCTTACTAGTGTCTAA
- a CDS encoding HNH endonuclease — protein sequence MQAFVLRLNPDPRGGMPYTKYPTQKEYREIHESSPMDGFHEAVNFLSESGIIRGYLPPKHLLSIRSGKPFVLITITAKTAKIGGDMIVGIQAGCRYDGDNSRSGGTQASRALKFNWHYSCGESMSLVLNRQVPNARKLVLGKSGTWVRGPTYEIGKPALKRLIGSIGKSLTAKDERRKFAQISKILGGVAIKTFPKVSENSDFELNVADALKSDLSHVVGKRVPDQVEVRTYQYQRDSKVAAYALKHSNGTCGDCGNHAPFKSSKTGLPYLEVHHIKMLKDGGSDTTDNVVALCPNCHRKRHYG from the coding sequence GTGCAAGCTTTTGTCTTAAGGCTGAATCCTGACCCGAGAGGGGGGATGCCGTACACGAAGTATCCAACTCAAAAAGAATATCGTGAAATCCACGAATCGTCTCCAATGGATGGTTTTCATGAAGCGGTCAATTTTCTCTCTGAAAGCGGAATCATCCGCGGCTATCTTCCGCCGAAGCATTTGCTATCAATCCGCTCTGGTAAGCCTTTTGTGCTCATCACAATCACTGCAAAAACTGCAAAGATCGGCGGAGATATGATCGTCGGGATTCAGGCAGGTTGCCGATACGACGGCGACAATTCAAGGTCCGGCGGAACACAAGCATCAAGAGCTTTAAAGTTCAACTGGCATTATTCCTGCGGCGAGTCAATGTCACTAGTTCTTAATCGCCAGGTTCCAAATGCACGCAAGCTAGTTCTTGGCAAAAGCGGCACGTGGGTTCGAGGGCCAACTTACGAAATTGGAAAGCCAGCACTCAAGAGGCTGATCGGTTCTATTGGCAAATCTCTTACAGCTAAAGACGAGCGTAGAAAATTCGCGCAAATTTCTAAAATCTTAGGTGGTGTTGCAATAAAGACTTTCCCCAAAGTTTCCGAAAACTCGGACTTTGAGTTGAATGTTGCAGACGCCTTGAAAAGCGATCTTTCGCACGTTGTTGGAAAGAGAGTCCCAGATCAAGTAGAGGTCCGTACTTACCAGTATCAGAGAGACTCGAAGGTTGCTGCGTATGCGCTAAAGCATTCAAATGGCACTTGCGGAGACTGTGGGAACCATGCTCCGTTCAAATCAAGTAAAACGGGGCTTCCGTATCTTGAAGTTCATCATATCAAGATGCTCAAAGATGGTGGCAGTGACACAACTGATAACGTGGTTGCGTTATGCCCAAACTGCCATCGCAAGCGGCATTATGGCTGA
- a CDS encoding LysM peptidoglycan-binding domain-containing protein, translated as MLKKSLALLSGVMIAFAAYAGGSNMLRHGHPDTYVVRKGDTLWSIAARFLNKPWLWPELWQANPQIHNPHHIYPGDVLSLAYLGNGEPSLVLKPRVIATPLNQAVAPIPLSELQTYLVDLRVFDHRDTLSKAPYVVGFEQNELRGIPGQFVYVMGLHDAKPGERFAVVRPSHVFTTFNADAGSRDQIAQDLDDDVSQYNGPWHRNTIGDGHFGKGHTLGYEAQVIGTIAVLRVNKPGEPVTTLLQSSTMEIRKGDRILPLDPHPYDSNYYPHAPKALPPNMRVIAFNDAFDAAGPKQVVALSAGSAEGVNNGQTYAIWQPGEHIINDVESSSFDHTFSKKVTLPSEFVGHVMIFRTFDHVSYGLIMDAQGPVKLGDKLELPE; from the coding sequence ATGCTTAAGAAATCGCTTGCGCTTCTTTCCGGCGTGATGATCGCCTTCGCGGCCTATGCCGGTGGCAGCAACATGCTGCGTCACGGTCACCCGGACACCTACGTGGTGCGCAAGGGCGACACGTTGTGGAGCATCGCCGCCCGCTTTCTCAACAAACCCTGGTTGTGGCCGGAGTTGTGGCAGGCCAATCCGCAGATCCACAATCCGCACCATATCTACCCGGGCGACGTGCTCAGTCTGGCCTACCTCGGCAACGGCGAGCCGAGCCTGGTGCTGAAGCCGCGCGTGATCGCCACCCCATTGAACCAGGCGGTTGCGCCGATTCCGTTGTCTGAATTGCAAACCTATCTGGTCGACCTGCGCGTGTTCGATCATCGCGACACGCTGAGCAAGGCGCCGTATGTGGTCGGCTTCGAGCAAAACGAGTTGCGCGGCATACCCGGCCAGTTCGTCTACGTGATGGGTCTGCACGATGCCAAGCCCGGCGAGCGTTTCGCCGTGGTGCGACCCTCGCATGTGTTCACCACCTTCAACGCCGACGCCGGTAGCCGCGACCAGATCGCGCAGGATCTCGACGACGATGTCAGCCAGTACAACGGTCCCTGGCACCGCAACACCATCGGCGACGGGCACTTCGGCAAGGGCCACACCCTGGGCTACGAGGCGCAGGTGATCGGTACCATCGCGGTGTTGCGCGTCAACAAGCCGGGCGAGCCCGTGACCACGCTGCTGCAGTCCTCGACCATGGAGATCCGCAAGGGCGATCGCATCCTGCCGCTGGACCCCCATCCCTACGACAGCAACTACTACCCGCACGCGCCCAAGGCCCTGCCGCCGAACATGCGCGTGATCGCTTTCAATGATGCGTTCGATGCGGCGGGCCCCAAGCAGGTGGTGGCGCTTTCGGCAGGCAGCGCGGAGGGCGTGAACAATGGCCAGACCTACGCCATCTGGCAGCCGGGCGAGCACATCATCAACGATGTCGAATCGTCCAGCTTCGATCACACCTTCAGCAAGAAGGTGACATTGCCCAGCGAGTTCGTCGGCCACGTGATGATCTTCCGCACCTTCGATCACGTCAGCTATGGCCTGATCATGGACGCGCA